GCTGACGGCCACACGGCCACGACGAGCGTGAGCGTCGTGGCCATCACCGCGGGCAAATCGGCCGCGGCCGCTTGGCGCTGCACCACGGCGTGAGCTTCGGCCGCCGCCTTGCGGAGGGCGGCGAACAGTTGCGTGTCCGACCCGCTCACCACGGCGTAGCAGCACTCCATCGTGGACGACACGTAGCCCATGATCGCCTCGACGGCCAGCCGGCTCGCCTGGCCGCCGTCGCTGCCCCCCCCGACTCCGTCCGCCACGAGCATAACCGTGGCCAGGCGCTGCCCGCGCGTCGGCAGCCGGTCCACCTCGGGCAGGCTCGTCCCGTGGATCACGACCTGCGGGTGCACGGTGCCGAGCAGAAAGTGATCCTGGTTTTCGTCGCGCACGAGGCCGGGATGCGTGAGCCCGTAAAGATCCAATTCGTGATCGCGCGGACGCTCCGCCGGCGCCGCGATCACCGCGCCCGAGAGGGGGTTGCCGCGGCTCATGCGACGATCCCCGAGTTGCGGCCGGTCAAGAGTCGGCGCACCTACTGCCCGCGGCGGCCTGACTTGGCCGACGTCGCGCGGGGCTTGACCAGCGGCGCTGGCCGGTGGACCGGCGCGATGAGCTTCTCGCCTTCCGCTTCGGGTTCACGACGTGACGGCTGCTGCTTGCGCGAGAAGTCGGGCACGTTGGTGCGATGCTTTTTCACTGGAGCCTCCTGGCGACGGGTGTCCCTTGGGAAAGTTGGCGGAGCGGGGCGGATTGGGCCAGGGTCAACCTGATTGGCAGGAAACCGCGGGCCTGCACGGAGAGCGGGCAGGATGAACCGGCCCGCCGCGCCGGCAGCACGGCGGCCCAGCGGCGATGGGCGGTGAGGGGTTCACTTCGCCCAGCAGGCGCGATAGCGTTCCTCGCCATGACCCCTCGTATTGCAGAACTC
Above is a genomic segment from Gemmatimonadaceae bacterium containing:
- a CDS encoding protein phosphatase 2C domain-containing protein is translated as MSRGNPLSGAVIAAPAERPRDHELDLYGLTHPGLVRDENQDHFLLGTVHPQVVIHGTSLPEVDRLPTRGQRLATVMLVADGVGGGSDGGQASRLAVEAIMGYVSSTMECCYAVVSGSDTQLFAALRKAAAEAHAVVQRQAAAADLPAVMATTLTLVVAVWPSAYVLQVGDSRCYFFSEGTLRQVTRDQTVAQDLVDMGVLPAERAASSPYRNVLARAIGAAEATPEVTRLDISERGSVLLLCSDGLTKHVSDEEIAGHVMSMQSSEQLCRSLVELALARGGTDNVTVLAGRAVGGR